In the Rhododendron vialii isolate Sample 1 chromosome 2a, ASM3025357v1 genome, atatatatatatatatatatatatatatatataatagtcaACATATCTATAAAGTAAAGGGCAATTTTGGAATTATTTTAAAGCGGGATGAAAAAATGATGGTTCAAAATGACCTGAATGAAAACTTACATAGGATGAGAtttgaggatggatatttaaaaactcctacTTTTTCAACGGTAAATGCACATAGGTTTTATTagcacttctttttttccattaaatatttttgtgtttagTCTCCAAATTATAGAAACAAAAGCTacttcactttgtttggttgagcttttagaaaattatttttgagagttggattggtaatgagtggagagagatagagagaaaaatttattaaaaactgtgTCGAGAGTTGAAAGTTACTCCAAAAAAAGGCAACCAAACACAGCGCTTAGGTCTCCAATTTCGAGCTCCCATACAGAGAATGATTTGTGTCccaagaattttttattttgataatgaAGAGTGTCCTGATGAATTGGACTAATCTTTCTTTCCAAGCGTTTTGCATAAGGTGAGTGGCCCCAACAACAAATCGTTGTTGAGGGGAACCGACCTATGGTAAGCTCCGTCGAGGCAAGTCGATTAACCACTGCGACAACCTCTTTATCTGAAAATTTTACTATTACAAGAATATATCttgatatcaaaaaaaaaagaaacaagaacgGAACTTCAAAAGTAATTGCAATTCTCACTCTACTAGTTTTCATTTCTTGGAGTGGATTTGTGCGTACCATTGAGATGTTTTGCAGCACATCTGTAAGAGCAACAATATCAGCATCGGTAAAGAAAGATTTTCGGTAAAGTAACTAAGCAAAACATAGAAAATCATTCTGCAGCGGATTAGGTAAACAAGAAGCTATTTTACCTTTACCAAAAATCTTCGCTACAAGTACCGAACTCCTATTCACAAGTTATCCGGTAAAATactattgtttctctctctctcttgggctCCTGCTTGGCACTTCATCTTCTtcaccttctctcttccatCTGCTGGTCGAGGAGACTTGGGTTGAACAACTCTACGATCTCAAAACATCCATGATCTCcttgtccttggtgggtttgAGGTTTGATTTATGGGTTCAATTTGTGGGTTTGATTAGTGGATTTTTCAGTggtttcggagagagagagagacttgtgGGTTTTTCGGTTTCGTGATCTAAATCTAGAGGACGCCTTTGAAATTTCCACCTGCTCCCTCCAGCATCAAGATTCATGAACCAAATGATCTAGTAGATAAAGAATCTGGCTTGGACTTAAAACTTGCACTCTGATTTTATTGCTCgaaaaatgataaaagaaaaaaaaaaggtgaaaatgtatattttattgggtgttaggtaaaatagatagtgcATGTTGAtatagttgtgaaagaaaaagttgaaaggTAAAATAGAATACTATTCACAAGGTATTTTACCTAACGActggtgtacttgctctaagACGCATTTCCTTAGCCTAGCATGTATGTACATAAGAGGTGCTAAAATGACTCTTTAGCTATTGTACCAAGTAGAAACAAAAAAGTAAGCTACAACAGAGGAGGTAAAAGGAAAAGGTAAAATGGCTGGGATGAAATGGATCAGTATTAGTACCGAGCGACTGTAGGAGAGGGGTATATTAAATAATAATTGTTtatctctcctcctctctctcccattctTCACATCTCTTTCTCTATGATAATTCTTGCATCCAGAGCCGGATCGGAGTCCGGTTGAGGGTTTTGTTGCTGCCATTGTTGGTCCCTGAGCCGACTTATTTTGCTAGCTCGATGAAACCCAAAACAGAACCTCTGATTTCGATTTGAAGAAAACAGTAATGTAGAAGgaaattctcaatttttgatTTAAAATAGAAACAATGCAAGTGGAGAAGGAAACCTCTGCTTTCAATTGAAGTTGAACCTATCAAAAAGTGCTGAAAGATGGAAGGAAAAATCGGGATCTATTATGACAGATATACTTTCTTGTTTgcgcgtgtatatatatatatatatatatatatatatatatatatatatatatagacacttaaaaaaacatcctaaatctcaatcacatagttcccgatcaattttatgatccgaacaGTTTAATGTAtgcaaaatatgattttaaggttgcccgcgagaaattaacaaaaaaaaaaaaaaaccggaaaGTTCTTGTTTTAAGTAGTTTTTAATTAAACCGTTTATTAAATCTAagttaaaaactgctcagatcaaaccttttcggtctttttttttgctgatttatcataagtacccttaaaatcacgttctgatcatattgagttgctcggatcatcaaaatttgatcgaaaactatgaggtattaTTTTAGGTATCTAAATAGTTGTCCATTGAaccgccccatatatatatatatatatatatatatatatatatatatatatatgtatagtcCGTAGTCCGTCTTtcgtaaggaccaccttattataataaaatacggacctcccttttccgattgaattttgatgatccgagccgctcaatgtgttcagaacgtgattttaagggtacccgcgagaaatcagcaaaaaaaatgaccgagaagggctttatctgagcagtttttatttgttttctatcgaacgattcaaacaaaaactgctcggatgaagtccttcccggtcattttttttgccgatttctcgcaagtatccttaaaatcatgttctgaacacattgagcggcttggatcatcgaaattcgatcggaaaatgggagaaatgaggagatccgcattttaactaaaataaggactctcTCATTTGAAActgactgtgtatatatatatatatatatatgtatatatatatataagtattttATAAGGATATATAAGAAATAAAGAGGATTGGTAtgtgattgaaagatatatgagtaagtaaaaataaaaaagcactGTCCAATAGCTGTTTTGACTCAAAATGAAGCTAATCTGATGTACATGTTCTAAGTTCAAATGCAATTGCAATTCTCACTCCAGTAGTTTTCttgtctcttctctctcctcctggCGTAGTAATTTCCAGCTTCGTTTTCCCTTTTCCCAAATAATACATGGAATTCAACTGACCCTCACCTAGTAATTTAAATTCCCCTGTTCCCTTACCCCAAATTCCAACTTCGTCAACATCCTCTTCGATTTCAACTTCATCCTTCCCTAATCCAGAATCCTCATCTGGGTTCCATTCAAAAGTCCCGGGCCAAACCTTCGCGGCCCTCTTTGGATCCCTTGTTTCCGCTGCGAGCTTTCCCGGCGGCAGTTGCCTCACTCCCCTAAAATGGGCAGTCGTAGGTGGCTCCAATTCATCTTTGGGTTTGTCGGGCTTACCGTAAATGACCATTTCTTGAGAATCCCCCTCCTCGGCGGTGTCGTCGTGCTGCTGTTGATTTTGTGGCGGGTTTTCCATGGATTGTATAGACAGTTGGTGTACAACCAGggcggaggcggaggcggaggtGGAGGCTACGTTGGATAATGTGGGGCGGCGGAGAGAAGAAATGGAGCCCTGTCCGATACTCTACTGTTCATAACCGCAGCCATTGAAGAGAAACAGTTATTAGGGTTTGAGAGAATATTTCGCGCTAATCAGAGGAAGAAACAAGAGATTAGAGCTGAAATTAGTGGCAAACCCAAGTGTAAAAAAAGCAGCAGAATTTGATACTAGACAACTCCATAATAACTGAGGCCCTGAGGGGTATCTCCGTTCAAAAtgaccacacacacaaaaaatgaagtggcTAACCACCAATTTATTTATGCCCAGTACCGctgagattctttttttttttttaaagtagttcttattttttgttttatgaagtAGGTAATTCTTTCGTAATACAACAGTGTTCGGTTATTGGTATGGGCTTTTGAGTTTTGCTTACCTTTTTGTTATCAGGCTGTGGTTCTTGTGCCCTTAATTCCCTCTCGAACAAGGTCGAAAATCTTCCATACTTAACTTTACGATCCCACTTCAACCACTACTAGCAGAAAAGCACGGGATTCGTAACACTCAAAACAATTACCATATTCTCCAGCTTGAAGGGATCCACAAGGTTGCTAGACAAGCCCTTCACTCTCCTACAATTCCAACCTTAAACCACTGATCAAAAGATCTCCTTATCAGACCAAAAAAGAAGTAAGAAGactaaaaaaatttgtactGGTTTGTGCAGACATAGTCATGATCCAAGCTTGATCCACTCACACTACAAAACTAGAACCATGTTCCCTTTCATTTTGCACCATTTGATTACATCCACTCATGAAGCATCCCAGTCTCTCCACGTTTCCTCCAATAACTTCTATTATTTGTGGAGAAATAGTTTGAAGGGAAATTTTGTTGGACACACCCATAAAAGTATGTACCACATGCACCTAGGAGTGGTTCCCGGCTTCCAAATGTGCCACCTCGAAAAAATTGACCTAAAGTACAACTGGATCATCCACAAGCCTAACTGCTTCTGATGAGAATGATGAGGCAACCCCATCTTCTCAAACATGGTTTTTTCGCTTAGTCTCCTTCAATGCAACCCTAACAAGTAGGATAAGAAATATATACCAGCTCTAATTAACAATGGTTGGCACAAGGATCACTCGTCTGTTGTCATCTCGTGGTACAGGAGAAATGAATGGAATCAGATAGATTATTACACCATAATCGATTTCAGATACGTACAAGAAAACTTGACTTTTCATGTAGGATGGTACGACGTGATTCCTTCTTACAATGATACAGACATGGtgcaagaaaaaaattgtttagcCAACCTATAAGCAGACAAAGGTGGTCCATAATTTTCTTATTCATATGGGACATGCTATTTCTAGCATATGGATAGTTAAAATTCAGTTCTATAGAGTGAAGCTTTTGTCAGAGATTTGTTTTAGTTATTGGTTtctgtttttgagttttgtttaccTCCTTATTAGGTTGTGGTCAGTGGTCCATACTCACATAACATTTTGATTGCACATGACGCGTTTCAAAGGAATCGATGAACTATGTGAGTGTGGATAATTCTATTACAAATTTGCTTAGATTTAAAAGAGGTATGATGGATAATGATGTTTGCCCCAGGTGTTCCCTTGGCTCTGAGGATATAGACCATCTTTTCAGAAGATGTGCTAAGTGAAAGGAATTATGGGGACACATCTTGAAAAGCCGTTTGTGGAGGGAGAAAGAGGATAGACCTATGCCTGAGCGGATCCACCTACACTCGATTTCAAAAAAAGTGGTGGTCTGTGGAGAACTTTAAATTTGCCTTGGAGCATACTGTTTTGCGTAACTATTTGGCAAATTTGGAAGGATAGAAACAGGAAAAGTTTTGACAATTTAGATCCTGTGATTTCAGTAAGCACCAAGGCAATAGTTTCCTACACCACGGAAATTGTACAGGCCTTCCAGTCCCCCCTCACAAATGGCTGCACAAGACCCATGCTAATTAGTTGGGCACCACCATGTGCACGTACAACTAAGCTGAATACAGATGGATGTTGGAATCAAACAAGTGGAAGTGCAGGCTTTGGAGGCATATTCAGAGACACCAAAGGAGATTGGAATCTGGGGGGTACTATGGCAAACTCAACTGTGAATCAAGCTTGGAGGCGGAAATTTGGGGAATTTATCGAGGCCTAGCCATAATCCTGGAGAAAAGTCTGACCAATATTAAGATAGAATCAGATTCCATCATAGCTGTGGAGTTAATCAATGGGGGAAACTCGATTAATCATCCCAACGTGCCATGATCAATGATGCCCATGCCATTATGGTGAGAACCGAAACAATGCTGAATCATACTTACCGTGAGGAGAACCAATGTGTTGATAGCCTTGCTAGGATTGGAGCTCAACAAAATGAAGATCTTGTGGTCTCGGTGGATCAACCACTCTTGATCAGAGAGTTTACGATGAGCGATAGCCTTAATCTAAGGCAGTTCTTGGACTAGATAGGATTTCCTTTTGCTGGTTTGTAACTATCTCCTAATGCTTGCACTACTGTTGCAAAAACTGATGTtctaatattttatataattccGAAGcaccaaaaacagaaaaaaagaaaaagaagcatctCTAGCGTTGTTGTTCCGCTCCCTTTCTTTGTTGCCAGTCTTCATCCCAAACAAAGCTAAACAAAACTGGAAATTTTCAAAAGCCATAATCGGAGAACACAGCCTACAGCATACCTACCTACCTGCCTTTTGAAGCACTAAATTTAAAAACAACTCAAAACCAAGTTATTGGAGAATCTCTAAATGCACTTCTCGTATGCAACAGATGCGGAAACGTCCAAATAGTTTGACTGTTTAACTAAGCACTTAATACAGTTGAAAAAACTAGGAGGGGCAACGTGAGATTCATCAGCTACTTTGGCTGAAGAAATACCTCAATAGAATTGATGCCCGGTATGCTAGAACGGGATATATGATCCTGTAAATCCTCATCACAACCTATTAAAATATCGTCATTGTCCTCATCTTTGTAGTTAATGTAATAAGTTCCAGTCTCGAGTTCCAGCCTCTTTTTCACTTGCTGTTTTAGCTCTTCCGTGCCGAATGGCCAAGACAGCTGAAACTTTATCGTATGTTTACCAAATCTTGCCTTCATTGTCACACTTTCTGTGGAAGTAGTAGTTGAGACTTGATTAGAAGGCAAAAGTTTATCAGACTTCAGTTGTGGGATTTGCTCTTTATCAACAACCGTGGGAGATTCGTTGGGGCTAGATTGATTGTGTTCCCCGCAAGGTGGCCAAATGCGGATGCCATGCCCTCGACAAGCTCGCTTCAGTGTGGATAGGCCAACTGCAAAAATGAGGAAGCCAAATGCTCAAAATTCTTCTACTTTTTAGTAACTCCACTCTACATAATTTAGTCACATCCGGCGCCTATCTACCCTTTTAAAGATTTGATCCTTTCATTTTCACAACTCAAATTCCCTTCTGAGATGTATATGGATCTTGATATCAATTTCAAAGTTATTACCAcacttgattaaaaaaattaaagtacatACTACActtttttaagggtacctgtaTTTTAGATGGATTAGAATCACATAGACTAGGTTATGGAGATTGAATATTCTCCATTTTCCAGGGGTGAACATTTCCGGTTAGTCCATTGTGTGCTAAACAAGAAACCAAATCAGTGGATACAAAATGAATATTTCGAAAACCCAAACCTATATCCATCCTATCCATGATAGTAACGATAAATCGGACCAATTCAAACCATGTGACTATGATCCGGTTAAAGTTTTGAACCACGGTTCATTTCATCTTGAGATATCATACTTACGAGCCATTTATACCACCAAAAAATTGCACGAAATACTCAAAACAAAACCCTCTTTTAAAATGAACTCAATTAAAAGTCACCATAACTTACTAAAACTCAACATACGCCCTCTATCCACTAGATACGTTTTTAATGAGCGTTCCGCTAAAGTTAATCTATCCATATTTTTGTTGGGTCTCCAAATGTGGGAACTAAAACTCAGGTCTCCATGTTGATGCTCCCATACAGAGCATGGTTGGAGCATGTTTGACTCCGAAAATTTAAGtacttttgaaagaaaagtcTATCAAATTCGAAATAACAAGCATAAGATATTACCAACAATATCGAGATTTTCATTTCTTGAAAAAGTGTATTTAAGCGTACCTTTAAGATGCTTTGCAGCAACTTTTTGAGGCATTTCCTTACACCGTAAGATATCTTCCAAAGAAATtgcatttttcttgtttcttcccCCACTCCACTTTCCAACTGTCTCAACTGCAACATTGCCAAAATCGTCATCTAGGTAAATCAATAGAACTTTGAATTCAAGAACTTTGTACGCCCTTCTATATCCTATGTAAAAAAAACCATGAACAAAAttgagattttcattttttggaggGGTGTATGTATGTGTACCTTCGAGATGATTTGCAGCATCTATAAGACTCATTCCCTCAGTTTGTAAGATATTATTCGAAAGAATTCCAATTCTAACtccatttgttttcttgtttcttctctctccccctagattctttccctttgttttcctttttctcaaACACCTGAAATTCAACCGAGCCTGATCTCTCATTACACAATCCCCTATTCCCTCAATGCCAGTTCCAACTGCCTCAATTTCATCATTCCCCCGTGGCATTGCAGCTCACCAATCCAATTAAAAGCTTGCAATTAAATTGATTTGAATGTGAGAGAGTACTCCTATAGTCCCTGTGAATTTAGCATGTAATACATAGGAATATAAATGTATATGCGTATATATCattatgtttttatcttttggaaaaaagattATTTGTTGATTAATGTAAAACTATCTGTTGTAAAGCAATTGAACTGTGAATTCATGAATGACCCTAATAAAGAATAATTCCTAGAGTTGCCACTACACGCGATGAAtgttttagatatttttttgtttattgtgacaaaataaattatttagatgatgcttttaaaattttataatgttCGTGTTTTTTTGATATTAGTGATACTCCATTTAAATGATGCTTTCGAAACTTGGTGTTGTTCTGTTATTTTATACGATTTGCATTGTTTGGGAAGACTAATTTAACTATTTTACATTTTCGTAAAAATTCATAAAGGACTCAATTCTTATTTTCTCTATAGACCTCCGAAGAGTTAAGCTTGCCTCGACGAAGGTCTCGAGTTTGATTCTCGAAAATATCAAGCGGAGGTAAGAATGTGTACATCAACATTTCCCCAAGTGCTACACATGTGAGAAGTTTGGAGCACTTTATATGCACTTCTAACCGATCTATTTGGACGAAAAAgatggggggaaaaaaacaagagCAGAACTGAGATTTTCATTTCTTAGAGAAGCGCATGTATGCGTACCTTTGAGATGCTTTGCAGCATCTTCGCTACGCATTCTCTTATTTTGTGAGATATCCTCGGGAGAAATTGCAATTCTAACtccatttgttttcttgtttcttctctctccaactgggttcttttcctttgttttcttttttcccaaacaCTCAGAATTCAACTGATCTGCCATTACACAATCATCCCCTGTTCTCTCAGTACCAATATTTTCAACTGCCTCAACTTCATCATTCCCCACGGCCTCGCTGCACCCCAATCCAAAATCCTCATTTCGGTTCTCTACTTGTGATGTCAGAGCCAACTGCGGCGGCGGTTCTGATCTGTTTTCATTTACGAAGAGTCTAGGGAAAGCGAAAAGATCATCCTTCCCTCCCATGAACCTTATTACCCATTCAGATGCTAAGGAGGCAGATTTGAAGGTGCCGATGTTGAGCCAATTCCACCTGAAATGAAACTCGACCGCCCATTGGCCGCGGCGTCCCAGCCACACTGTTTTGGAGTCGGTGGTCTGAAATATAAGCGATGGTTCCGGAGTCGTAGACAAGCCCTGAATTTCCACCCCGTTGATTGTTGAAGCGTCCCCGATCACTTCCAACCCACCGCCCCTGTACTCCATTTGGGACTGGCGCACTCTCACGGAGCGTAGGACCGACTGGTCAACCATGTCCTCGTACTCTGGTGTCGCACTGTTGAACCTCAAATTTGAATCTTGGGACATGGCGAGCATATCCAACACATCGTCCCTGCTCTGAACTTTTTCATCCATCAACACCGCGAGAAATTGGGCCTGTGATTCTTTGATGTCCTCGCGCTGTAGTTCCAACCCGTTGATGGTTACAAGTCTTCCTGATGGGATCACATCCAACACACCACCGCCCCTGTAATGAATTGTGTGCTGCACAAAATACCCCAAGTCAACGGCCGGCATGCGAACGATGTCCTCGTGCTGTTCATTTTGTGGATAGAATCTCGAAAAACGTGCACTCTGAAAATGAATTAAATCGAACGAGGATGGTTGCGGCGGCGACGCCGGCGGATACGGAGGGAAAGACGGTGGCGACGGAGGGAAAGTAGTTGTGGGCAACGGAGGAGTGAAATACGGGGGCGACGGAGGGAAATACGGGAAATTTGTGGGGCCCCAGAGAGGGGAATATGTGTGCTGCGACGGAGAGGAATTCAACCAGTTCAACTCCTCCTCGGAATATTGTTCAATAGGCTCGTCAGATTCCAATTCTTCAATGTTCCTAAGCCCAACCATTGCCACATTTACCAAATTACTAATTAGAAGAATGGAAAATTAACAGAGGGGGATTGCAATTGGAAGCAAACCCAAGTGAATTAAGTTGTACTCTAAAAATGAAGCGGAACAAGAGATGAGAGGGAGGACCAGAGTGAATCAGGGTTTGATGTGGCCGTGAAAAGAAGAATTGAGGATTCACCCCACTTTTCTAGGGTTCTACCACTACTCCTACCTGCCTCTAtgtttttaaaggaaaaaataattctaGCGTACATGAATGGAGAACATGAAAGTCTCTatgtttttaaagaaaaaaaaatactagcgtacatgaatgggaaaaaacaaaaggagggcTCGATCAGAtcagtttttaataaaaacgttactatagtattatttttatcaaaaattgatttgatcGAGTCCTTctaggtcattttttttgtcgatgtctctcgagtacctttaaaatcatgttctaaacacattgagcggctcagatgaTTGAAATTTGGTCGGAAAAGAGGAGAAGAGGGGACGCccttaactaaaataaaggtACCCTTATAAGAAACTAGctgatatatatgtatatatatatgtatatatatatatatgtatatatatatatatgtatgtatatattagTCTGGATTCAGTTAGGATGCCCTGACCGTAACTTAGGTCCGGACCACGTTCACAGTCGTTGGATTGTATTTTCAATTATCCGGATTCGCTGGCAATTTTTGACCTGTCATAAACCATCTGCAGATtcagaccattgaaaacacaatctaaCGGCTGTAAACGTGGTTCGGACCTAAGTTACTGTAAGGGTGTCCTGACCTGatcctatatatataataatatatagaCAAATTATCCAGTGAGGGACTTACCAGCCTACCATGCagacctcccatttcccgagcaaatttcgatgatccgagccactcaaatTGTGCAGAACGTggttttaagggtatccgcaagaaatcagcaaaaaaaaaaaaaaaaaaaccggaaatgacttgatttgagcagtttttattgaaccgttcaatgaaaactactCCGATCAAGCCTTtctcgatctttttttttttgctaatttctcgtgaGTATCctaaaaatcacattctgattactttgagtggctcggatcatcgaaatttgattggaaatgTGAGGTCCGTATCATAAAACTATTCGGAGTCCCTTAGGGGATCCGGACTGATAATATATATTATCTTTCCTTTCGTGCACGTCAAGATtaataaagttgaaagaaaaagagagggataGATACTACACGCTTAATACAGTTCAGGAAAAATAAGTTGATCAACGCGAGATTCATCAGCTATTTTGAC is a window encoding:
- the LOC131315528 gene encoding uncharacterized protein LOC131315528, whose product is MVGLRNIEELESDEPIEQYSEEELNWLNSSPSQHTYSPLWGPTNFPYFPPSPPYFTPPLPTTTFPPSPPSFPPYPPASPPQPSSFDLIHFQSARFSRFYPQNEQHEDIVRMPAVDLGYFVQHTIHYRGGGVLDVIPSGRLVTINGLELQREDIKESQAQFLAVLMDEKVQSRDDVLDMLAMSQDSNLRFNSATPEYEDMVDQSVLRSVRVRQSQMEYRGGGLEVIGDASTINGVEIQGLSTTPEPSLIFQTTDSKTVWLGRRGQWAVEFHFRWNWLNIGTFKSASLASEWVIRFMGGKDDLFAFPRLFVNENRSEPPPQLALTSQVENRNEDFGLGCSEAVGNDEVEAVENIGTERTGDDCVMADQLNSECLGKKKTKEKNPVGERRNKKTNGVRIAISPEDISQNKRMRSEDAAKHLKVETVGKWSGGRNKKNAISLEDILRCKEMPQKVAAKHLKVGLSTLKRACRGHGIRIWPPCGEHNQSSPNESPTVVDKEQIPQLKSDKLLPSNQVSTTTSTESVTMKARFGKHTIKFQLSWPFGTEELKQQVKKRLELETGTYYINYKDEDNDDILIGCDEDLQDHISRSSIPGINSIEVFLQPK